In the Candidatus Omnitrophota bacterium genome, one interval contains:
- the rplL gene encoding 50S ribosomal protein L7/L12, with the protein MSENATIEKKESVKLSPKLEELAKAIEGLTVLEVADLVKGLEDRLGIQAASPMPAGMMMAMPAAGGAAAPAAEQKTTFDVVLKEAGANKIGVIKEVRAATNLGLKEAKDLVEGAPKTVKEGVSKEEAEELKKKLEAAGAKVELK; encoded by the coding sequence ATGTCTGAAAATGCTACGATCGAAAAGAAAGAAAGCGTTAAGCTTTCTCCGAAACTTGAAGAACTTGCCAAGGCCATCGAGGGCCTGACGGTCCTCGAAGTCGCCGACCTCGTGAAGGGGCTCGAGGACAGACTGGGGATCCAGGCGGCGTCTCCGATGCCTGCCGGGATGATGATGGCCATGCCCGCCGCCGGCGGCGCGGCCGCTCCGGCTGCCGAGCAGAAAACAACGTTTGACGTCGTGCTGAAAGAGGCCGGCGCCAACAAGATCGGCGTTATCAAGGAAGTTCGTGCGGCGACCAACCTCGGCCTCAAAGAAGCCAAGGATCTCGTTGAAGGCGCTCCCAAGACGGTCAAAGAGGGTGTCTCCAAGGAAGAGGCGGAAGAGCTCAAGAAGAAACTTGAAGCCGCCGGTGCCAAAGTTGAACTTAAATAA
- the rpoB gene encoding DNA-directed RNA polymerase subunit beta yields the protein MKRLTIKNFGKIRDNFELPQLLDIQTKSYEDFLQRDSAPDKRKDQGLEEVFREVFPLESYDGQIKLEYVSYYLGKEKYSSPECQRRSMTYAAPLKVKLRLITPVDIKEQEVYFGDFPLMTDTGTFIINGDERVVVSQIQRPPGVSFEEELHPTGKSIYHGRLIPSRGAWFEIKYDLNDIMFAYIDRRRNFPASQILRIMGLSSPEEMQKMLGDHFPKLKNTLEKDHTTNKEEALLDFYRKMRPTEPATVEVAESLFFKLFFDPKRYDLSKVGRHIINRKLTLQVPLDNRVLDIQTVVAVMQYLVGLREGRGETDDIDHLGNRRIKGVGELIQNQVRIGLARLERSIKERLVVMSSFDNLTAHHLINSRLFSNQIQDFFARSQLSQFMDQVNPLSEMTHKRRLSALGPGGLSRERAGFEVRDVHPTHYGRVCPIETPEGPNIGLISSLTTCARVNELGFIETPYYKVDEGRVTRKVEYLTADVDQNKYIAQANAVLDKDGNLMEKDIICRHKTDFPKVKPEQIDYKDVSPKQLVSVAASLIPFLEHDDANRALMGSNMQRQAVPLMLTEVPLVGTGMEDKVARDSGVVVIAKHSGKVNKVDAQGIVVGNVSYPLKNFLRSNANTCIMQTPLVKLGDEVQEGQVIADGIGTKDGRLALGANVLVAFMPWRGYNFEDAILINQRVVREDKFTSIHIEKFEVEARETRLGNEEITRDIPNVGEDALKDLTEEGIIRVGAEVKAGDILVGKVTPKSEKELSPEERLLRAIFGEKAADIRDTSLTLPPGIEGVIVNTEIFQRSERGRKSKIDKAKENEAVEKIKEYYRQEIEFIEIEREKRLTKILGVDKKKLAKIDFSEYTDDNEVRETVEFFNDKVAELVEEEGQEIERLKRGDELPAGVLKRVVVYVATKRKLQEGDKMAGRHGNKGIVSRIVAEEDMPYLADGRPVDVVLNPLGVPSRMNVGQLLETHLGWAAQVLGFYVETPVFNGATEREIRHYLTEAGLPEDGKAVVYDGFTGEPFDQKVTVGFLYMLKLNHLVDEKIHARSIGPYSLVTQQPLGGKAHFGGQRFGEMEVWALEAYGAAFTLQEMLTVKSDDVTGRSRIYEAIVKGEQKLTTGVPESFNVLVKELQGLCLDIRLERAGGADAAKEPKDKDAKKNKVADFFKA from the coding sequence ATGAAAAGACTGACCATCAAGAATTTCGGTAAGATCAGAGACAATTTTGAACTGCCGCAGCTCCTTGACATCCAGACCAAGTCGTATGAAGATTTCCTCCAGAGAGACAGCGCCCCGGACAAAAGAAAAGACCAGGGGCTGGAGGAGGTTTTCCGCGAGGTCTTCCCCCTTGAGAGCTACGACGGGCAGATCAAGCTCGAGTACGTCAGTTATTATCTGGGGAAGGAAAAATATTCCAGCCCCGAGTGCCAGCGCCGGAGCATGACATATGCCGCTCCGCTCAAGGTCAAGCTGCGCCTGATCACGCCAGTCGACATTAAGGAACAGGAAGTCTATTTCGGCGATTTCCCTTTGATGACGGACACCGGGACGTTCATCATCAACGGCGACGAGCGCGTCGTGGTTTCCCAGATCCAGCGTCCGCCGGGCGTTTCCTTTGAGGAAGAACTGCACCCGACCGGTAAGAGCATCTATCACGGCCGGCTCATCCCGTCCCGCGGTGCCTGGTTTGAGATCAAGTACGATCTCAATGACATCATGTTCGCCTATATCGACCGCCGCAGGAATTTCCCTGCATCGCAGATCCTGCGCATTATGGGGTTGTCCTCACCGGAAGAAATGCAGAAGATGCTGGGCGATCATTTTCCGAAACTTAAGAACACCCTCGAGAAAGACCACACCACCAATAAAGAAGAAGCCCTTCTCGATTTTTACCGCAAGATGCGCCCGACCGAGCCGGCAACGGTGGAAGTCGCTGAATCCTTGTTTTTCAAACTGTTTTTCGACCCGAAACGTTACGACCTGAGCAAGGTCGGCCGGCATATTATCAACCGCAAGCTCACGCTCCAGGTCCCCCTGGACAACCGTGTCCTGGACATCCAGACGGTCGTCGCGGTCATGCAATATCTCGTGGGGCTGCGTGAAGGCCGCGGAGAGACCGATGACATCGACCACTTGGGCAACCGCCGCATCAAGGGCGTCGGCGAGCTCATCCAGAACCAGGTCCGCATCGGGCTGGCCCGTCTCGAGCGTTCCATCAAGGAGCGGCTCGTTGTCATGAGTTCCTTTGATAACCTGACGGCCCATCACCTCATCAATTCCCGCCTTTTTTCAAACCAGATCCAGGATTTCTTCGCCCGCAGCCAGTTGTCGCAGTTTATGGACCAGGTCAATCCGTTGTCCGAGATGACCCACAAGCGCCGCTTGAGCGCCCTCGGCCCGGGCGGTCTGTCCCGCGAGCGCGCCGGTTTTGAGGTCCGCGACGTTCATCCGACGCATTACGGCCGCGTATGCCCCATTGAAACGCCGGAAGGCCCGAACATTGGTTTGATTTCGTCTTTGACGACATGCGCCCGCGTCAATGAATTGGGCTTCATCGAGACCCCGTATTACAAGGTCGACGAAGGCCGCGTGACCCGCAAGGTCGAATACTTGACGGCGGACGTGGACCAGAACAAATATATCGCCCAGGCCAACGCCGTGCTGGACAAGGACGGCAACCTGATGGAAAAGGATATCATCTGCCGCCACAAGACCGATTTCCCCAAAGTCAAGCCTGAGCAGATCGATTACAAGGACGTGTCGCCGAAACAGCTCGTTTCGGTGGCCGCTTCGCTGATTCCGTTCCTGGAACATGACGATGCCAACCGCGCCCTCATGGGATCCAACATGCAGCGTCAGGCCGTTCCCCTCATGCTCACCGAGGTCCCGCTTGTCGGGACCGGGATGGAAGACAAGGTGGCCCGCGATTCCGGCGTTGTCGTGATCGCCAAGCATTCCGGCAAGGTGAACAAGGTCGACGCCCAGGGGATCGTGGTCGGCAATGTGTCCTATCCGCTGAAGAATTTTCTCCGCTCCAACGCCAACACCTGCATCATGCAGACGCCGCTCGTGAAGCTCGGCGACGAGGTGCAGGAAGGACAGGTCATCGCCGACGGCATCGGCACCAAGGACGGTCGTCTCGCCCTCGGCGCCAACGTGCTGGTGGCCTTCATGCCCTGGCGCGGGTATAACTTCGAGGACGCGATCCTGATCAACCAGCGCGTTGTGCGGGAGGACAAGTTCACCTCCATCCATATCGAGAAATTCGAGGTCGAGGCCCGCGAAACGCGGCTCGGCAATGAAGAGATCACCCGCGACATCCCCAATGTCGGCGAGGACGCCCTCAAGGACCTCACCGAGGAAGGGATCATCCGTGTCGGGGCCGAGGTCAAGGCCGGGGACATCCTGGTCGGCAAGGTCACCCCGAAGAGCGAGAAGGAACTGTCTCCCGAGGAGCGCCTGCTGCGCGCCATCTTCGGCGAGAAGGCCGCCGACATCCGCGACACGTCGCTCACGCTCCCCCCGGGGATCGAGGGCGTGATCGTCAACACCGAAATCTTCCAGAGGTCCGAACGCGGCCGCAAGTCCAAGATCGACAAGGCCAAGGAGAACGAGGCCGTTGAGAAAATCAAGGAATATTACCGCCAGGAGATCGAGTTCATCGAGATCGAACGCGAGAAAAGGCTCACCAAGATCCTCGGCGTGGATAAAAAGAAGCTCGCCAAGATCGACTTCAGCGAGTACACCGACGACAACGAGGTGCGCGAGACCGTCGAGTTTTTCAACGACAAGGTCGCGGAACTCGTCGAGGAAGAGGGCCAGGAGATCGAGCGCCTGAAGCGCGGCGATGAGCTCCCGGCAGGTGTGCTCAAGCGGGTCGTGGTTTACGTCGCCACCAAGCGCAAGCTTCAGGAAGGCGACAAGATGGCCGGCCGTCACGGGAACAAGGGTATCGTGTCCCGGATCGTCGCCGAAGAGGACATGCCTTACCTTGCCGACGGCAGGCCGGTGGATGTCGTCCTGAATCCCTTGGGCGTTCCGTCCCGCATGAACGTCGGGCAGCTTCTGGAAACGCATCTGGGCTGGGCCGCGCAGGTCCTCGGATTTTACGTCGAGACGCCGGTCTTTAACGGCGCCACCGAAAGGGAAATCCGCCATTACCTCACGGAGGCCGGACTCCCCGAAGACGGCAAGGCCGTTGTCTATGACGGTTTCACGGGCGAACCCTTTGACCAGAAGGTCACGGTGGGTTTCCTTTACATGCTCAAGCTCAATCACCTGGTGGACGAGAAGATCCATGCCCGTTCCATCGGGCCGTATTCTCTCGTCACCCAGCAGCCCCTGGGCGGAAAGGCGCATTTCGGCGGCCAGCGATTCGGGGAAATGGAAGTCTGGGCCCTCGAGGCTTACGGGGCGGCCTTCACCCTGCAGGAAATGCTGACCGTCAAGAGCGACGACGTCACGGGCCGCAGCCGCATTTACGAAGCGATCGTCAAGGGCGAGCAGAAGCTCACGACGGGCGTGCCGGAATCGTTCAACGTTCTGGTGAAAGAGCTCCAGGGCCTGTGCCTGGACATCCGGCTGGAGAGGGCCGGCGGCGCAGACGCTGCCAAGGAACCGAAAGACAAAGACGCAAAGAAAAACAAAGTGGCCGATTTTTTCAAGGCCTGA